ACGGATTTTATCCTGTCGGCGGAAATCATGGCGATTACGCTCGCCGCGGTGCCGTCAGGCGGCATGTTCACCCAGGCCCTCATCCTCGCCGTCGTGGGACTGGGCATCACGGTCTTGGTCTATGGCGGCGTGGCGCTTATCGTCAAGGCCGATGATCTCGGTCTGATGCTGGCGCGTGTGCGCACGGCATCTCCGATCGGCGCCGTCTTGCGTTCGATCGGAAAGGGGCTTGTCACAGGCATGCCTTATTTTCTGAAACTGCTCGGCATCGTTGGCACAGCCGCCATGATCTGGGTCGGCGGCGGCATCATCGTTCATGGCCTCGAATCCTATGGCCTCGGCGGCCTTGCACATCTGATCCATGATGCCGGGGAGGCGACCGCGCATGCCATTCCCGCTCTGGCATCCGTGCTCAGCTGGATCGTCGAGGCCGCAGGAGCGGGCATCGTCGGTATCGTCGCCGGCTTGATCGCAATTCCGGTCGCCGGCTACGCCGTCTCGCCGATATGGCGGTACCTCAAATCGCTCCTGCCGCGCCGCCGGAAAGAGGCGCTGGCGGACGGGAAGAAATGAAACCAGAATCTATCGGCGAGCAAGGCGTCATATCCAGCGGGCGCGCTTGAAACGGATGAAAAGCGCGATGCACATGACGGCGATGACTGCCAGGACGATAAAATAACCGTAGCTGGTTTTCAACTCGGGCATATTGTCGAAATTCATGCCGTAGATGCCGGCGATTGCCGTTGGAACGGCGAGAATAGCAGCCCAGGCCGCCAGCTGCCGGGTGATCGTGCCCTGTCTTTGCTGTTCAAGCAGATTGCTCGCTTCGAAAACCGATGTGATCACGTCGCGCAAGCTTGCAACCATCGTCTCGACACGGTGCATGTGCTGAAGCGCATCGCGGAAATAGGGCTTCGCTTCCCTGTCGAGCGACGGCAGGTCGAGATGGTAGAGCTTTCCGCAAAGGTCGAGCATCGCGTCCAGCACCCGCTGAAATAGAATGACTTCCCGGCGCAACTTGAAAATGCGGGCGATCTGGCTGCGGTCGAGAAACGCGTCGAGCATTTTTCGTTCCATGTCGAAAACGGAATCCTCGATCGTGCGCACGATGGGAAGATAGCCGTCGATGATGAAATCGAGAATGGCATGCAGAATATAATCGGTGCCGTGGCACAGCGTCTTCGGCGAAGTCTCCAGC
The Rhizobium leguminosarum DNA segment above includes these coding regions:
- a CDS encoding DUF808 domain-containing protein, translated to MSVGLIALLDDIAALAKVAAASLDDIAGQAAKAGAKAAGVVIDDAAVTPRYVTGFSAARELPIIGRIALGSLKNKLLILLPAALILSLVAPQAITPLLMIGGLYLCYEGVEKVYGLVLPHAAHAHESALEATSLDAKSIEDEKVAGAIKTDFILSAEIMAITLAAVPSGGMFTQALILAVVGLGITVLVYGGVALIVKADDLGLMLARVRTASPIGAVLRSIGKGLVTGMPYFLKLLGIVGTAAMIWVGGGIIVHGLESYGLGGLAHLIHDAGEATAHAIPALASVLSWIVEAAGAGIVGIVAGLIAIPVAGYAVSPIWRYLKSLLPRRRKEALADGKK
- a CDS encoding magnesium and cobalt transport protein CorA; translation: MSVAASYLYRDGRRVEAVPFEAASIPATDNEFIWIGLHKPSRDELLLLQSRFGLHELSIADALSSLQMPKLSVYDNQLFVIAKTAQLEGDHITYGETAIFVGKRYIITVRNGSERGHGELRGRLETSPKTLCHGTDYILHAILDFIIDGYLPIVRTIEDSVFDMERKMLDAFLDRSQIARIFKLRREVILFQRVLDAMLDLCGKLYHLDLPSLDREAKPYFRDALQHMHRVETMVASLRDVITSVFEASNLLEQQRQGTITRQLAAWAAILAVPTAIAGIYGMNFDNMPELKTSYGYFIVLAVIAVMCIALFIRFKRARWI